The nucleotide window ataaattttgttcacctaaaaatatttcaaattttcattttgaagtataatttggtgaaaggtatataagaatcggcacagccgaatatagctctcatacttgtttttaaatgatattttatttcctttttttaatcaaggttttttaatttttttaaaaattccctattttaaaaaaatttaatacatattataataTAACGTCAACAACAATCACCAATTTTTTTAAGGAACATTTTGAGGtgaaatttttggaatatgtaCAGTGatgaaaatatgtacaatggaatattttcaaatatttaattaatatgtcacaattagagtttttcttttcccacactttttcatttcccgggaaatcgggattgattttgaaatttcccgggaccccgggaattcccgcctaTCTCGatgttttactatttttgatatatatcgtcacctgaaatgcaaaagggcgtaacaaccaaaaaattaaaaattgtgtttttaaaagACACACGTTTcagctttctatttttaaaaataacgactttattaaagaaagaaaataacatTTCTAACCACAACACTTTTACAGCCTGGTCTACGATGTCGAAAGTaaaatgattcgaacaaatttgtatgcaaactattcgaaagaattttaaaaactgagtgtttttcatacaaattttttagactcatttttctttcgacatcgtcgGCCATCCtatcctgtaaaattttaaaaagtgatgATAGGcctttttgcattttaggtgacgatatggatctggattactaagtcattaacatagacaatatggatatctaatcatagatattttaaagacctttccaacgacgcAATAGAAATTCGgcatcgggaaaaatatttttttaatacgaattttttttcatcaaaaaagttattgccaacatttttgttcgctcaaattatttttcaccaaaaatagttcacaatcttaattttaaagcacaaatttgtttgacggtGTATACTCTTACAAGTATTTTGTAAAaccaaacagcatcaaataaaataaatctaaatatttgtcGTTAAAAGGTTactcgggaatacaaaattaatattttagtaaaaaaaaatgcgtatgtattataaattgccaattttattgataaatttatttgtttttattcatgCTAACCTTCAgtcatagagaaaacacatagagcggaaactctcctgtcaaagacctaattcagttgtcaaaaacctaagtggtgagaatgtattagtaaaaaaaactatgtgaaaacaaaaacaacactccccagcagttctaggagacagtaccgaactagtgattttacccatcatttagggtgggagctagttacttcaatagccacgtgactagtcattttaacacgggcatgtcctaggcagggggtcaattgtctcttttttattacaacgggactgtctaatagctggtccaaagtagacaacgcattggattcacatactggttacatagcgtcattACCTTACTAggtttgtaactggttacttgattagctactttactagttattttaacacgtgcatgtcctaagcagggggtcaattgatccttttgattacaatgtgactatcggatagctgatcgaaaggaGTCAACGCATCTGGTGGGTAacataaagtgcagtacaaaaacaatttgaagtgacttcaccataggttactaagagacactaaagtgactattgacttcatgctatgttacatgggatatcagtatacttaagcaaaaataaaaataaactgtatgataattatattaacacaatttgtaaaaacccagtttgtacgaattactcacaaaacgtttaaagtgactacactctagattacttagagacactcaagtgacaattgtcttcacgctagattaaatgggatgcataaagtaaccaattgtcttctctctgcactacaaagtgcacacacgtgtcaaatggccaaaatatataaaatggagtcagccaagagataagacatttgtgacaattactgtctttaagggatacattgactacttgcttaactgctgggtcgtatgtataacttttttgagtaattttattgtttgagtttttttcgagtttccgctctatgttctctatgccctcagtaacacgaagtctggttatgcgttatgctgtcggttaaaattatttttgtatgaaaactgtcagtataactattagttaacacataaccagacttcgtgttactggggtaagtaaatttttttttttggaataatgaattcaaatatattttcattagtggttacgtcttttttgtcaaatatttgtctGTGTGACCATGCCTTAAGATTCAGCACAGTTGTTTGGCTGCTCTTGGACGAGTGAGCTCGGGACAATCCAGTGCGTAAACCGGCTGTCGTAGGAAACATTTGTTAAAAGGGAATTGTGTCGATGCCCTGTAAGCTGACGATATGatttaaagataaaaaaataaattgacttCGATTTCCTCAATTTTTAGCATTACCATGTATGTTGTAACTCGTCCCCAGGACTGTCATACATTTCAGTTTATTCCGCAGTTATTATAACGATCGAATTTGTTTTATCTTGTTCAGATTCAGCTTGATTTTATTAATTACCAAAAGATCTTATAATTCTACTTTTCCGATATTAATTTGACAAcgttttatatatgtacatattaaaataaaagtcatttttggtaaataaatttatgaaaaaaaattaaaaaaacgcatGTAATTATAATCAATTATCATATCAATTATCAATTTCACTTAGAAAACTGAAAGTTGTTCcattcctaaaaaaaaattcttttttctttttctgaattaaatacatatattttcgaCCGGAATGAAATTTTGTGACAGGAGGAAATAATCTCATCTCAGTGGCAGATCGATTAGCGAATTATAGAATGGGTTCTAATGAAAGGCTATGGCAAAGTATACTTTAGTTTCATTTAGGCTCTACACGTCCGGGCGAATTACAATTTTGAgccattcaaaaaataatgtCTAACATTATCATACCAAGTGGTTGGTATGTCCAGAAATAAATGTCGAGAACTACTCCAATATTTTCACTATGAAAGCAGCtcgtttccaaaaaaaaatcgttcgaatttgtatgctttaataatttataacgaAAGCgttttattttgagtaaaattacACAATAGATTCTGATACTTACCTTAAACgaactaaattatttaaaataaaaaaaccttacATTGTATTCCCACAACAGCTGGTTATACGCACCGGAATGGCTTGAGTTCACTTGGCAACCACTGCTGGTGCtacatttgaaatttatatcttAATTGTAATTGTTATATTAAAacctatattgaaaaataaatatcctGCAAAATGGCTATAACTacaagatttaaataaaattatgaattcaTTAACAGAATGATTtgcattcttaaaaaaaatttaactctagcaaaactccaaaaaattacTATGGTACTACATTAAATATTTCCTAGCCTCcaatccaataaaaataaatacctttagaaCAAGTtcttattcatttaaaattttttgttgtttgttttatttccacatttagaaaagctaaaaattaaaccATTTAAATTAATAGATTAGAAAATAAACCATGTGTTACACAGGATCGTGTTcttattgttgaattttacgATGACGAAACAAAAAGGACTGTAGTGGCAGCATCTTAAACTATCAAAGTTTATTTCTTTTGCTTTTTCTTCTCAGCCTCTTCCTCCTTTTCTTTCTCAATCACTGCTACATACTTTTCTATAGTTTGCACATCTAACATTTTCAAAGGTTTGTCCTTCTCCATGACGGCAATTTCTAAATTCTTTTGCCCCGATTGTGCCACTTCCAACAATGCTTTAATTGCCAATTTGACGGCACCATTTTCAGATTCGACTTCTTCGTCTTTGTAGTGTTTCTCGAGGAATTCACGTACTGTTTTGGCAGAACGTCCAGTAGCGTTAGCCTTCCATTCGTAGTAAATACCTGAGGGTTCAGTTTGATATAGATGAGGAGTGCCATCAAAATCGAAACCACCTATAAGGCAGGAAATACCAAATGGACGACGGCCATTGCTTTGTGTGTACTTCTGTTTCAATTGAGCAATGTATCTATGTTAAATACCATGGAATAAAGAATTATAATCGAAACCGTTCTTTGGCATTAAGCTTACTTACCTGGTAATGTATTCCAATGTTACGGGATCTTCAACATTTAACTTGTGACTTTGACATTCTACCTGAGctctattaattaaaattcgagCGTCAGCGGTGAGACCAGCAAATGCCATAACAACATGATTGTCCAGCAAGCAGATCTTTCGCACTGTGCGTTCTTCTTGTAATTTTGCCACCGATTTCTTTTCTACACCCAAAACTACACAGTTGGCTCCACGTACACCAACCTTGAgggaagaaattaaaaaaaaaaaaaaattcaatagagATTTTCCTTACCACCATTAAAACGAGGTTAAGTTCTATTTCACTTACCGCTGTTGATCCTTTTCGCACAGCTTCTTGTGCATATTCCACTTGCAACAAATGGCCATCAGGAGAGAATATGGTAACGGCGCGATCGTAACGTGACAtaatttcctatttaaaatataaatgaattaaatatttccaaacttttgttgaaatttgCTGCAGCTAAACAAAACACCGACGATTATTtgcaaaaaactcaaaaaactgTTTGTCAGCTTCACTGTTGCTAAAAagggtagtatttttactacgcGTTAGTAGTTGCTCGAAGGGGAAGTAAACTTAGGTGAATAAACTCTATCAAACTTTTAGTATGAATTTATAAAAAGCATtcttaatttgttataaaacttattttaaaaatatttatcggAATAATTATTATCACAaaacaaatagttttaaattataatttgcttGAATTTTATTaggttttcaatataaaatattgaaactctcttcaatattaaaattctaccataaacaaaaattaaatgtctgaaattaataacaaatatacatatatttttaatttgtgcaAATGGTTTCAAAAACCAATGTATAACAACGTgtcaaaaataagattttatcgtaaatataaagttaaaaatataagtaattttatttgtttattgtataTCTCTTAAGGCTGTTaaattcacacattttaaaaaattgatattcggactacttggtatacatTGGTTTATAAGTTATACAGCAACCTCCCGTCTTGACTAAACATCAATTTATGAACTCAGCGAACACTTTTGTCTGCGCACATCTATTTGTCATGTTTGGACACCTTTAATCAATGTTAATTTCTTATCCGCGATGCCGCTTTTCGATGTTCCCCGCAGATAGAATACCTTCAGAACGAAGTCTAGATAATCGGAAATACTATTATagtcttcaccttcgtgagaagggtatatataagtttatcattccgtttgtaattttcacaatataattttccgaccctataaggtatatatattctggatccttatagatagcggagtcgattaagtcatgtctgtctgtttaaatcaactttccgaagccctcaaataacttacatacatgattcatacatcaatatcatGATTCATACATGCAACGACGTTTATATGGCCATAGCAAGTTGAACCTACaacgggtcaaaatcggaaaaatattgtttaacccgattttttttttcaccaaaagaaaaaaacattttgtttacctaaaaatatttaaaatttttattttgaagtataatttggtgaaggttatatatttggtgatttttttaaaacttttagtcCCGAGGTGAGTTACTTTGGAGGCCCCCATTCTAACGACTGCTCATAAACCTATCTGCATTgactgtaaaatttaattaagatatCTGCATGTTCGCGAACtcataaattattacaaaaataaattatgtatcCCCGTtggtgtattttttaaattgtggttttcataaaaagaattatttctatCACAATTGGAAATTCAAGCTATACTTTGCGTTCAAGCACttttaaataatatcaaaacatTTGTGAGCGACGATGTTTTTATAACATGTTCTGAAATTTTTGGTTAGTTTATGAAAATGTCTTgtaacttaaataaattaaattcaaaaacattcataaattatTCACAAATTGcgtttattgttaaaataattaaaaaaaaaagtttttgat belongs to Calliphora vicina chromosome 4, idCalVici1.1, whole genome shotgun sequence and includes:
- the Prosalpha4 gene encoding proteasome subunit alpha type-7-1, with translation MSRYDRAVTIFSPDGHLLQVEYAQEAVRKGSTAVGVRGANCVVLGVEKKSVAKLQEERTVRKICLLDNHVVMAFAGLTADARILINRAQVECQSHKLNVEDPVTLEYITRYIAQLKQKYTQSNGRRPFGISCLIGGFDFDGTPHLYQTEPSGIYYEWKANATGRSAKTVREFLEKHYKDEEVESENGAVKLAIKALLEVAQSGQKNLEIAVMEKDKPLKMLDVQTIEKYVAVIEKEKEEEAEKKKQKK